ATTAAGATGCCTGGATTATTTCTTACACCGATATTAACTTTTGTTATCTCAGGATTTCCGTATGTCGATGTATTTGCCTTGTCAAGTAGTGCCATAACATCAACACCGAATTTGCCTGCTTCCATTGCAAGTGCGACATAGTCATTTGCACCAAGGCTATCATCAAGTGTCGCTGCTAATGCTTTTTCAATAAACACAGATATCTTTGCATCTTTAAAACCAAGGTTTGCAGCATGGAATGCATATGCTGCCATACCTTTTAATCCGTATGTTATAAGCTCACGAAGTGACCTTATATCTTCATTTTTTGTTGATAGTACACCTACTGATGCAGCCTTTGCGTCAAATTCATCTTCATCTGTATTCCATACCGCCGCATCGTGTAAATTATTTAAATCAACACCATTATCTTTTAGCTGATTCTTAATTATTTCACGAAGTTTAATCCCTTCTTTAATCTTTCCTACAAAATATTCTCTATCAAAGTTTACATTTGTTATTGTTGAGAATAAGCCATTAATAATAAATGTATCTGTGTTTTCATTGTTTAAACCATGCTTTCTTGCCTCTTTATTTAAAATAGCAATTCCCTTTAATGTATATATAAGTAAGTCCTGCATTCTTGCAGTATCGTCTGTCTTACCACAAACACCTCTCAATGTACAACCTGTGCCTTTAGCTGCCTCCTGGCACTGAAAACAAAACATTCCCATAAATTCTTCCTCCTTTTTTATTTTAGAGATGCCAATAATATTACATCCCTTTCCGCATCAATTCTTAACACGTTTATTATTATAAGGCATAGGTTGTATTATTTCTGTGATAAATATCACAAGTAAAACAATAGAAATTAATTTTTTAACATATATTACATTTTTGCTTCTGCATCTTTTAAATTAATCAGTTCTATTGTATCATTTAATTTTTTATTTATTGATGAAAACAGCAATATTTCTGCATAAGTTCATTTTTTGGCGTCTCAAGTTTAGGATTTATTTGGCGCATCATGCAGAACCGTTTTATTGACGTTTAATTTCTCCAAATTTGCAAATTTATCATCACCATTAGTTGTCACACTTATTATTCTTCTATTTATACATTTATTGTTTCAGTATCAATCTTTTCAATATATGCGTCTGTATTGCCTTCGACGAATTCTATAATCTTTTGAATCATTGCTTCCGTAATTTTTGAATCGCTTCCACAGCATGTCAAACCAATTACTATTGATTGATGCACATCCTGATTTTCCACCTCTGCAATAGCTGCATTGAAGCGGTGCTTCATCTTATCTATTATGCTTCTTACTACCATCCTCTTTTCTTTAAGTGAATGTACCCAATTTGCATACAAATGTATTTTGCAATATGTTATAACCATTTTATCACCTTAAAAATTTTAGAATTAATCATATTATTCTCAAATAAATCCTCTATATCAAAAATTGATTTTATTTTTTAAATACATATACAATAATGCAGGTGCTTCTCTCATATAACCATAAATCTCATCATACATATATTGCTTTACAAAGATACCCGAAAAGCTAGCTAAGTTACTTATTTATTTCATACTTATTTCTCAGCATATAAAATTATATTGATTTTTTAACATCTGTTCAAGCAGTTCAGTATCGAAACCTACATCTTCATAACCTTGTTTTATAATATTATAATATCTTTTACTTGGTCTTCCTATATCATTTCCTGGGTTCATTATATATACCATTGCCCTTATTGGCTTACCTTCATATATGGCCTCTACAATTTCTTTTCGGTAGAGGTGGGGGTAATCTTCATATTTATCTAAAGCGTCTTCATCAAATGGTCCTATTTCCCAAAGAACAGCTGGAACCTCGCTATTCTCCGCTGGTTCAATTGTAGCGAATGCACCTTTATCTTTACCTTTAAATACAAGTTTCCAATTTCTTAGAATCGCAGGACCCATTAGCTTTGCTGTTGGACATCTTTTTGACATTTGTTTTAAATTCATATTGCTGCCATATGCTAAATATAAATTTTTCATAAAACTAGCTCCTTCCTATATAATAATAAATTTCAAATGGAAATAAAGAGATCCTATACTCTATCTATATTTTCAAATTCAAATCGGCACCAATAACGCCAATACATAATCCGTCTTTATCAATTAAATGTTTATTTATTTTATCTAAAACTAATCTAATCTCTCGAAAGCTTTCATCAACAATTTTCTTGGATTCAATACCTGTATTGTACATTTGCCCTGTAGTACTTCTAATATTTTCAAGCATTTCAATTAATTCTTTTATTTCTCCAATTGTATTTTTTATATTTTCATAGCAAATTGAGTTATTTGAAGATATCTCCTGTGATTCAGCATATAACTGTTGTGCAAAAGCATTATTCTCTTCCGTAGTAATAGATAATTCTTCTGAAACCGAAAATATACGG
This portion of the Thermoanaerobacterium sp. RBIITD genome encodes:
- a CDS encoding DUF503 domain-containing protein → MVITYCKIHLYANWVHSLKEKRMVVRSIIDKMKHRFNAAIAEVENQDVHQSIVIGLTCCGSDSKITEAMIQKIIEFVEGNTDAYIEKIDTETINV
- a CDS encoding gamma-glutamylcyclotransferase family protein, giving the protein MKNLYLAYGSNMNLKQMSKRCPTAKLMGPAILRNWKLVFKGKDKGAFATIEPAENSEVPAVLWEIGPFDEDALDKYEDYPHLYRKEIVEAIYEGKPIRAMVYIMNPGNDIGRPSKRYYNIIKQGYEDVGFDTELLEQMLKNQYNFIC